In Geminocystis sp. NIES-3709, a single genomic region encodes these proteins:
- a CDS encoding hybrid sensor histidine kinase/response regulator — translation MNDSAATIENLHQEVKTVRQSLADTLDKLKIAEETLQAIHSGEVDAVVVATKQGMKIFTLQGADHIYQRLVEQMGEGAATISNEGLILYSNQRLSELLHCPLKNVIGSELQNFIALKDRKVFSLLLQHLQPEETFTIELSLISATENREVPVQLSLKQFNIDKLLVNSIIITDITESKTKEATKLTQILNSAIVVIYNFRIFIDGTLEIDSWGGGTEKIFGYSLDVVKGDSNLIWRNILSEDRENAITSLIKNIQSGNSGVIEYRFCHGDGTTHWLNSNHVGQWDEVQDCWTGIDIITDITEKKQLEKQFYHAQRLESLGTLASGIAHDFNNILTPILGVSQLLPLTFPNLDEKGQRLLNLLSGSAKRGVDLVKQILLFSRATEGQCVALQLGYVLLELIGIAQQTFPKSINISAEIPTRELWTILADATQMHQVFMNLMINARDAMSEGGNLTIIAENYELNEHDANLNLEAKAGSYVVVTIEDTGMGIPSDLLERIFDPFFTTKDVGKGTGLGLSTVTGLVKNHDGFVKVYSELGKGAKFQVFLPAIEGEVSLTISEEILQKGNGELILIVDDETSIQEVTKISLENYNYKTIVANDGIEAISFYEKHQQEISVILMDMMMPNLDGITAIRSLKKINPQVKIIASSGLIANRELALEANVSTFLSKPYTVKQLLQTLTEIIGGKLENIHQTSLKSETHFSDPEILKEALRNMPPEWLKQMYDATYCVDADVMLELIAQIPPEKITLANALKDLVDDFNTDIIMNLIGVC, via the coding sequence ATGAATGATTCAGCAGCAACGATCGAAAATTTACACCAAGAAGTTAAGACTGTACGTCAATCATTAGCCGATACTCTCGATAAATTAAAAATAGCAGAAGAAACTTTACAAGCAATTCATTCTGGTGAAGTGGATGCGGTAGTGGTTGCCACTAAACAGGGAATGAAAATTTTTACCCTCCAAGGAGCAGATCATATTTATCAACGTTTGGTAGAACAAATGGGAGAAGGGGCAGCGACAATTTCCAATGAAGGCTTAATTTTATACAGTAATCAGAGATTATCAGAACTTTTACATTGTCCTTTAAAAAATGTTATCGGCTCTGAATTACAAAATTTTATTGCTTTAAAGGATCGAAAAGTATTTTCATTGCTCTTACAACACCTTCAACCAGAGGAAACTTTCACGATCGAACTATCTTTAATTAGCGCGACAGAAAATAGAGAAGTACCCGTTCAATTATCCCTGAAACAATTTAACATAGACAAACTTTTAGTTAATAGTATTATTATTACTGATATTACAGAATCGAAAACAAAAGAAGCGACTAAACTTACTCAGATTCTCAACAGTGCAATTGTCGTTATTTACAACTTTCGTATTTTTATTGATGGTACTTTAGAAATTGATTCTTGGGGTGGGGGTACAGAAAAAATTTTTGGCTATAGTTTAGATGTCGTCAAAGGAGATTCAAACTTGATTTGGAGGAATATTTTATCCGAAGATCGAGAAAATGCGATCACCTCATTAATCAAAAATATTCAAAGTGGTAATTCTGGGGTAATTGAATATCGTTTTTGTCATGGTGATGGCACAACTCATTGGCTTAACTCCAATCATGTCGGACAATGGGATGAAGTTCAAGACTGTTGGACTGGAATTGACATTATCACTGATATTACCGAAAAAAAACAACTAGAAAAACAGTTCTACCATGCTCAACGGTTAGAGAGCTTAGGAACTTTAGCCAGTGGCATAGCCCATGATTTTAATAATATTCTTACCCCCATTTTGGGAGTTAGTCAATTATTACCCTTAACATTTCCTAATCTTGATGAAAAAGGACAACGATTATTAAATCTTCTTTCTGGTAGTGCTAAACGTGGAGTTGATTTAGTCAAACAAATACTGCTTTTTAGTCGAGCCACAGAAGGGCAATGTGTAGCCTTACAATTAGGATATGTACTTTTAGAGTTAATCGGTATTGCTCAACAGACATTTCCTAAATCAATCAATATTTCAGCGGAAATCCCTACAAGAGAATTATGGACAATCTTAGCCGATGCGACTCAAATGCACCAAGTATTTATGAATCTGATGATTAATGCGAGGGATGCTATGTCAGAGGGAGGAAATTTGACTATCATCGCCGAAAATTATGAATTAAATGAACATGATGCTAACCTCAACTTAGAGGCAAAAGCAGGTTCTTATGTAGTTGTCACGATTGAAGATACAGGTATGGGTATTCCTTCAGATTTATTAGAACGAATTTTTGATCCCTTTTTTACCACAAAAGATGTTGGTAAAGGCACAGGATTAGGATTATCAACGGTAACAGGGCTTGTTAAAAATCATGACGGTTTTGTAAAAGTTTATAGTGAATTGGGCAAAGGTGCAAAATTTCAGGTCTTTTTACCAGCTATAGAAGGAGAAGTGAGCCTAACAATCTCAGAAGAAATATTACAAAAAGGTAACGGAGAGTTAATTTTAATTGTTGATGATGAAACATCTATTCAAGAAGTAACCAAAATTTCTTTGGAAAACTATAATTACAAAACGATCGTTGCTAATGACGGCATCGAAGCAATTTCTTTTTATGAGAAACATCAACAGGAAATCAGTGTTATCTTAATGGATATGATGATGCCTAATTTAGACGGTATTACGGCAATTCGTAGCTTAAAAAAGATTAACCCTCAAGTTAAAATTATTGCAAGTAGCGGACTCATAGCTAACCGTGAATTGGCTTTAGAAGCTAATGTCAGCACATTTTTGTCGAAACCTTATACCGTTAAACAATTATTGCAAACTTTAACGGAGATAATAGGGGGGAAATTAGAAAATATCCATCAAACTTCACTCAAATCGGAAACACATTTTTCAGATCCTGAAATCTTAAAAGAGGCTTTAAGAAATATGCCTCCTGAATGGTTAAAACAAATGTACGATGCAACTTATTGTGTTGATGCCGATGTGATGTTGGAATTAATTGCACAAATACCCCCTGAAAAGATAACTTTGGCTAATGCACTGAAAGATTTAGTAGATGATTTTAATACAGATATTATTATGAATTTAATTGGAGTCTGCTGA
- a CDS encoding DUF2862 domain-containing protein, with amino-acid sequence MEVGQKVKICRLKEKVAPEIIEKAQQGQQGIIKSFKMTDGSGVGVFVEFPDSSTNWFFEDEVQVVN; translated from the coding sequence ATGGAAGTAGGACAAAAAGTTAAAATTTGTCGTCTCAAAGAAAAAGTAGCTCCTGAAATTATTGAAAAAGCACAACAAGGGCAACAAGGAATTATCAAATCCTTTAAAATGACTGATGGTAGTGGTGTGGGTGTATTTGTAGAATTCCCGGATTCTAGTACTAATTGGTTTTTTGAAGATGAAGTACAAGTGGTTAATTAG
- a CDS encoding ArsA family ATPase, translating to MVFIVTFLGKGGIGCTTTAIATARKYASLSKKVLLVVQDSTPSVSLMMGVEVKSTITEISSNFDAIQLQTSQLLENSWEELKKLEAKYLRSPILNNIFAQELALLPGMDDALALNYLREQEQTGKYDVIVYDGKSSLNTLRMFGIPETLSWYIRRVKNLLENSDIIKALSPFVQPVTSAVLNVSWSSDNFADEPTNEANQILDQGKNAINNPGKVAAFLITNSTPESIATARYWWGSAQQIGLTVGGVLLNQREITPEIENAFNLLTINSIPDISSTNLGELSSALPDFQKQALKAPSPLTIDTNNKEVKIFLPGFDKKQVKLSQSGPEITISAGDQRRNILLPPPLKGQSVKGAKFQDAYLVVSL from the coding sequence ATGGTTTTTATTGTCACATTCTTAGGGAAAGGAGGTATCGGTTGCACAACAACAGCGATCGCCACGGCCAGAAAATATGCTAGTCTGAGTAAAAAAGTGTTATTAGTTGTCCAAGATTCTACTCCATCTGTTTCTTTAATGATGGGAGTCGAAGTTAAATCAACTATTACCGAGATAAGTTCAAATTTTGACGCAATTCAGCTACAAACCAGTCAATTATTGGAAAATAGCTGGGAAGAATTGAAAAAATTAGAGGCTAAATATCTACGATCGCCTATACTCAATAATATATTTGCTCAGGAATTAGCATTATTGCCCGGTATGGATGACGCATTAGCCTTAAATTATCTTCGAGAACAAGAGCAAACAGGAAAATATGATGTTATTGTCTATGATGGCAAAAGTAGTCTTAACACTCTAAGAATGTTTGGTATTCCCGAAACTCTTAGTTGGTATATTCGTCGAGTAAAAAATTTACTGGAAAACTCAGATATTATCAAAGCCTTGTCACCTTTTGTACAACCTGTTACCAGTGCAGTATTAAATGTTTCGTGGAGTAGTGACAATTTTGCAGATGAACCCACAAATGAAGCTAATCAGATTTTAGATCAAGGAAAAAATGCTATTAATAATCCTGGTAAGGTAGCCGCTTTTCTGATAACTAATTCTACCCCAGAATCGATCGCCACAGCGAGATATTGGTGGGGCAGTGCGCAACAAATCGGCTTAACAGTGGGAGGAGTGTTACTTAATCAAAGGGAAATTACTCCTGAAATTGAAAACGCATTCAATCTTTTAACTATTAATTCTATTCCTGATATTTCATCAACAAATTTAGGAGAATTATCTTCAGCACTTCCTGATTTTCAGAAACAAGCCTTAAAAGCACCATCTCCATTAACTATTGATACGAATAATAAAGAAGTTAAAATATTTTTACCCGGATTTGATAAAAAACAAGTCAAATTAAGTCAATCTGGCCCCGAAATTACGATCTCTGCGGGTGATCAACGTCGTAATATTTTATTACCACCACCATTAAAAGGACAATCTGTAAAAGGTGCAAAGTTCCAAGATGCTTATTTGGTAGTAAGTTTATAA
- a CDS encoding FAD-binding oxidoreductase — MTIDYSLIIQELNPIKIIQETAQVKELSLDYYYFSPILEKKLQDKIADLIVIPTSEEEVLKVAQICVKYHIPLTVRGAGTGNYGQCIPLNGGIVLDMTEMKKIKWIKSGIACVEPGIKMSILEKETKKQGWELRMIPSTYKIATLGGFIGGGSGGIGSINYGQLRDRGNLNRVRVVTLEKEPRIIELQGDETQQINHAYGTNGIITELEIPLAPSYNWVEIIVIFKDFLSALKFGQTLADSDGIVKKLISIHANPIANYFNSLNSYILNGEDCALLSVDENSLFALQKLVKEFEGKITYQENLEKNKTFSLIEFTWNHTTFHARKIEPNITYLQTFFFSLEKVEEMYNYFGDEVMMHIEFLRVGGKAIPAGLQLVKYSTEARLNEIIKYHEDNGAFIANPHTYILEDGGRKHIEPEQLKFKKMVDPYGLMNQGKMRSWES, encoded by the coding sequence ATGACGATCGACTATTCATTAATTATCCAAGAATTAAATCCGATTAAAATCATTCAAGAAACGGCGCAAGTTAAAGAACTTTCTTTAGACTACTATTATTTTAGTCCTATTTTAGAAAAAAAATTACAAGATAAAATAGCAGATTTAATTGTTATTCCTACCAGTGAAGAAGAAGTCTTAAAAGTCGCTCAAATTTGTGTTAAATATCACATACCTTTAACAGTTAGAGGTGCTGGTACAGGTAATTACGGACAATGTATTCCCCTTAATGGAGGCATTGTTTTAGACATGACTGAAATGAAAAAAATTAAATGGATAAAATCAGGAATAGCTTGTGTTGAACCCGGAATCAAAATGAGTATTTTAGAAAAAGAAACTAAAAAACAAGGATGGGAATTACGCATGATTCCTTCTACTTATAAAATAGCAACTTTGGGAGGATTTATTGGCGGTGGGAGCGGTGGAATTGGATCAATTAATTATGGACAATTAAGAGATAGAGGAAACTTAAATAGAGTCAGAGTTGTTACTTTAGAAAAAGAACCGAGAATTATTGAATTACAAGGAGATGAAACCCAACAAATTAACCATGCTTATGGTACTAATGGTATTATTACTGAGTTAGAGATTCCTTTAGCACCTAGTTATAATTGGGTAGAGATAATTGTTATTTTTAAAGATTTTCTTTCCGCTTTAAAATTTGGTCAGACTTTAGCAGATAGTGATGGAATAGTTAAAAAACTAATTAGTATTCATGCTAACCCTATTGCTAACTATTTTAATTCTCTTAACTCTTATATTTTAAACGGAGAAGATTGTGCTTTATTAAGTGTAGATGAAAATTCATTATTTGCTTTACAAAAATTAGTAAAAGAATTTGAAGGAAAAATTACCTATCAAGAGAATTTAGAAAAAAATAAGACCTTTAGTTTAATTGAATTTACATGGAATCATACCACTTTTCATGCTCGAAAAATTGAGCCTAATATAACATATCTACAAACGTTTTTTTTCAGTTTAGAAAAAGTAGAAGAAATGTATAATTATTTTGGTGATGAAGTAATGATGCACATAGAATTTTTAAGGGTAGGAGGAAAAGCTATTCCGGCTGGTTTACAATTAGTAAAATATTCCACTGAAGCTAGATTAAATGAAATTATAAAATACCATGAAGATAATGGTGCTTTTATTGCTAATCCCCATACTTATATTTTAGAAGATGGTGGAAGAAAACACATCGAACCTGAACAACTAAAATTTAAAAAAATGGTTGATCCTTATGGTTTAATGAATCAAGGTAAAATGCGTAGTTGGGAAAGTTAA
- a CDS encoding carbohydrate ABC transporter permease, which yields MTKKKSIEYIIIYFLLVVIALSMLFPLLWLLSTSFKSAGEDIFSFPPQFIPKQFTFENFSLVWQNYPFGRYLLNSTITAVLTVVLNLLFCSLAAYPLARLDFKGKNIIFALVIATIMIPFQIVMIPLYIFAVQLGLRNNYLGIILPQIASAFGIFLLRQAFQGVPKELEEAARMDGCSELGIWWHIMLPAVRPAIITLAIFVFIGSWSDFLWPLIILDRPEYYTLPLGVAGLASSLDLNWRFIAAGSVISIVPVLVLFLSLQKYIIPTSASSGVKG from the coding sequence ATGACTAAAAAAAAGTCGATCGAATATATTATCATCTATTTTTTGTTAGTGGTAATAGCCTTGTCAATGTTATTCCCTTTACTATGGTTATTAAGTACTTCTTTCAAGTCGGCGGGAGAAGATATTTTTAGTTTTCCACCGCAATTTATTCCAAAACAATTTACTTTTGAAAACTTTAGTTTAGTTTGGCAAAATTATCCTTTTGGTCGTTATTTACTTAATAGTACAATTACCGCAGTTTTAACGGTAGTATTAAATTTATTATTTTGTTCCTTAGCCGCTTATCCTTTAGCAAGACTAGATTTTAAGGGAAAAAATATCATATTTGCTCTAGTAATTGCTACTATTATGATCCCTTTTCAAATAGTAATGATACCTCTTTATATTTTTGCAGTTCAACTAGGTTTAAGAAACAATTATTTGGGCATAATTCTACCTCAAATTGCTTCGGCTTTTGGGATATTTTTATTGCGACAAGCCTTTCAAGGTGTACCTAAAGAATTGGAAGAAGCGGCTAGAATGGATGGCTGTAGTGAACTTGGTATTTGGTGGCATATTATGTTACCTGCGGTTCGTCCTGCTATTATTACTTTAGCAATTTTTGTATTTATCGGTTCATGGAGTGACTTTTTGTGGCCTTTAATTATTCTCGATCGACCTGAGTATTATACATTGCCTTTAGGAGTAGCTGGTTTAGCTAGTTCATTGGACTTAAATTGGCGTTTTATCGCCGCAGGTTCAGTAATTTCGATCGTCCCTGTTCTGGTATTATTTTTATCATTACAAAAATATATTATTCCCACTTCTGCTAGTAGCGGAGTCAAGGGATAA
- a CDS encoding DUF3598 family protein: MSQWSYLLKNIGVWQGSFTQFSPDGVFVKNTPTEVTLESLNEDKTIRLTVNRLEGDNPPHVNEFTYLNRNIFLFEEGHFAKGSQQFSPFSIFGAEYGFLIDDRRLRMVQLFDRESKLEPITLIREFRANGNGVERSSLTIEQLEGEWQGEAFSLYPDWRNSQPYPTYLTIKKEENKVIQTLKTPELNLTSKGIIEGNTITFSENNHDIRVLLLPDGASSTTPLKIENRQHFFLECGWLVEPNLRLRLIRQYDNEGRWTNVTLIKEKKVN, encoded by the coding sequence ATGTCTCAATGGTCATATTTGTTAAAAAATATTGGTGTTTGGCAAGGATCATTTACTCAATTTTCTCCTGATGGTGTCTTTGTGAAAAATACTCCTACAGAAGTTACTTTAGAGAGTTTAAATGAAGATAAAACGATTCGTTTAACTGTTAATCGTCTCGAAGGAGATAATCCTCCTCATGTCAATGAATTTACCTATCTGAATCGTAATATTTTCCTTTTTGAAGAAGGACATTTTGCTAAGGGTTCTCAACAGTTTAGTCCATTTTCGATTTTTGGTGCTGAATATGGCTTTTTAATAGACGATCGACGTTTAAGAATGGTACAATTGTTTGATAGAGAAAGTAAATTAGAACCAATCACCTTAATTCGAGAGTTTCGGGCAAATGGTAATGGCGTTGAACGATCGAGCCTTACGATAGAACAATTAGAAGGAGAATGGCAAGGAGAAGCCTTCAGTTTATATCCAGACTGGCGAAATAGTCAACCTTATCCTACTTATTTAACTATCAAAAAAGAGGAAAATAAAGTAATTCAGACTTTAAAAACACCAGAATTAAACTTAACTTCTAAGGGAATAATTGAGGGAAATACAATCACTTTTTCCGAAAATAATCATGATATTAGAGTGTTATTATTACCCGATGGAGCATCTTCTACCACTCCTCTAAAAATAGAAAATCGTCAACACTTTTTTTTAGAATGTGGTTGGTTAGTTGAACCTAATTTAAGACTGCGTTTAATTCGTCAATATGATAATGAAGGAAGATGGACTAATGTAACTTTAATTAAAGAGAAAAAAGTTAACTAA
- a CDS encoding type IV pilin protein, producing MKPEVTLKYLSYLRNKKANSEGFTLIELLVVVIIIGVLAAVALPNLLGQVGKARETEIKNATGTVNRSQQAYHFERQAFATTTANLGVVIPTEYITNGPNFGIAASSGVSATVAPANTNSANDGTRAYSGGIAHASGQYGQVICQSDAIADSLAVPTNLTPSGIVDACPAASVVVR from the coding sequence ATGAAACCCGAAGTAACTTTAAAATATTTATCCTACCTCCGCAACAAAAAAGCTAACAGTGAAGGTTTTACCTTAATTGAACTATTAGTGGTAGTAATCATTATCGGTGTATTAGCCGCCGTTGCTCTCCCCAACTTATTAGGACAAGTTGGTAAAGCTAGAGAGACTGAAATCAAAAATGCAACTGGTACTGTTAACCGCTCTCAACAGGCTTATCACTTCGAGCGTCAGGCATTTGCTACTACTACTGCCAACTTAGGAGTTGTTATCCCTACTGAATATATCACCAACGGTCCTAACTTTGGTATTGCTGCTTCTTCTGGTGTTAGTGCAACTGTTGCACCAGCAAATACCAATTCGGCTAATGATGGTACCCGTGCTTATTCCGGTGGTATCGCTCATGCTTCCGGTCAATATGGTCAGGTAATTTGCCAAAGTGATGCGATCGCTGATTCTTTAGCTGTTCCCACTAACTTAACCCCTTCTGGTATTGTTGATGCTTGTCCTGCCGCCAGTGTTGTTGTCAGATAA
- the thrS gene encoding threonine--tRNA ligase, whose translation MTTETIKLPRTSESEHLKKIRHTTSHVMAMAVQKLYPNAQVTIGPWTENGFYYDFDLPEPLAEKDLKVIKKEMTKIINRKLPVIREVVTREEAQTRIKNINEPYKLEILDTIKDDTITIYHLGEEWWDLCAGPHVDTTADLNPKAIELESIAGAYWRGDSNNKQLQRLYGTAWETPEQLAEYKRRKEEALKRDHRKLGKELGLFIFADPVGPGLPLWTPKGTVIRSTLEDFLKKEQMKRGYLQVVSPHIGRVDLFKISGHWQNYKEDMFPMMADNAEEAEKEVGFVLKPMNCPFHIQIYKSELRSYRDLPMRLAEFGTVYRYEQSGELGGLTRVRGFTVDDSHLFVTPDQLESEFFSVVDLILSVFKSLQLKNFKARLSFRDPASDKYIGGDEVWEKAQNAIRNAVQHLDMEYFEAEGEAAFYGPKLDFIFQDALEREWQLGTVQVDYNLPERFDLEYTAPDGTRQRPIMIHRAPFGSLERLIGILIEEYAGDFPLWLAPIQVRLMPVNDDFSGYCEDVCQKMLLAGIRAEVDNSNERLGKMIRNGEKQKIPVMAVVGGNEVENNTLNIRTRASGELGAISVSEVIAKMTNAIDNHGSF comes from the coding sequence ATGACCACAGAAACCATTAAATTACCACGCACGAGCGAATCCGAACATTTAAAGAAAATTCGTCATACCACTTCTCATGTTATGGCGATGGCGGTACAAAAATTATACCCTAATGCACAGGTAACGATCGGTCCTTGGACAGAAAACGGATTTTACTATGATTTCGATTTGCCCGAACCTTTAGCAGAGAAAGATTTAAAGGTAATCAAAAAAGAGATGACGAAAATTATTAACCGTAAATTACCTGTAATTCGGGAAGTCGTCACGAGAGAAGAAGCCCAAACTCGAATCAAAAATATTAATGAACCTTATAAATTAGAGATTTTAGACACGATTAAGGATGATACGATTACAATTTACCATTTAGGGGAAGAATGGTGGGATTTATGCGCCGGCCCTCACGTTGACACTACCGCAGATTTGAATCCAAAAGCGATCGAGCTTGAAAGTATTGCCGGTGCTTACTGGCGTGGTGACTCTAATAACAAGCAATTACAAAGGCTTTACGGTACAGCATGGGAAACTCCTGAACAATTGGCAGAATACAAAAGACGTAAAGAAGAAGCCTTAAAACGAGATCATCGTAAATTAGGAAAAGAATTGGGTTTATTTATTTTTGCAGATCCCGTTGGTCCTGGTTTGCCATTATGGACACCAAAAGGCACCGTAATTCGCTCAACTTTAGAGGATTTTCTCAAAAAAGAGCAAATGAAACGGGGTTATCTACAAGTTGTTAGTCCTCACATCGGCAGAGTCGATTTATTTAAGATTTCTGGACATTGGCAAAACTATAAAGAAGATATGTTTCCCATGATGGCGGATAACGCCGAGGAAGCAGAAAAAGAAGTCGGTTTCGTCTTAAAACCCATGAATTGCCCGTTTCATATTCAAATCTATAAAAGTGAACTACGATCGTACCGTGACTTACCCATGCGTTTAGCTGAATTTGGTACAGTGTATCGTTATGAACAATCAGGGGAATTGGGAGGGTTAACAAGAGTTAGAGGCTTTACAGTGGATGATTCTCACCTCTTTGTAACTCCTGATCAACTCGAATCAGAATTTTTCAGCGTAGTTGACTTAATTTTATCTGTATTCAAAAGCCTACAACTTAAGAATTTTAAAGCACGTCTAAGTTTTCGAGATCCAGCCTCCGACAAATATATTGGTGGTGATGAAGTGTGGGAAAAAGCCCAAAACGCTATTCGTAACGCTGTACAACATCTTGATATGGAATACTTTGAAGCGGAAGGAGAAGCGGCATTTTATGGGCCTAAACTCGATTTTATCTTTCAAGATGCTTTAGAAAGAGAATGGCAATTAGGAACAGTTCAAGTTGACTACAATTTACCAGAAAGATTCGATCTTGAATATACTGCCCCTGATGGTACTCGTCAACGTCCGATTATGATTCATCGTGCGCCCTTTGGTTCTTTAGAGCGTCTTATTGGCATTTTAATTGAGGAATATGCGGGGGATTTCCCCTTGTGGTTAGCACCTATTCAAGTGCGTTTAATGCCTGTTAACGATGATTTTTCGGGATACTGTGAAGATGTTTGCCAAAAAATGTTACTCGCTGGTATTCGTGCTGAAGTTGATAATAGTAATGAAAGACTAGGCAAGATGATTCGTAACGGTGAAAAGCAGAAAATCCCTGTTATGGCAGTGGTTGGTGGTAACGAAGTAGAAAATAATACTCTCAATATTCGTACTCGTGCTTCTGGAGAGTTAGGTGCTATTTCTGTTTCGGAAGTTATCGCTAAAATGACCAATGCGATCGATAATCATGGTAGTTTTTAG
- a CDS encoding photosystem I reaction center subunit XI produces the protein MDVVNCGNDPQVGNLSTPVNGSAFTKAFINALPAYRQGLSPNRRGLEVGMAHGYLLYGPFAVLGPLRLTEYGPTAGLLATIGIVSILTICLSIYGAVGVGKPTETLTTPNVPLDLATKEGWSEFAGGFLLGACGGAFFAFFLCQTPHLKPLIEVASGVWSS, from the coding sequence ATTGATGTAGTTAATTGCGGTAACGATCCTCAAGTAGGAAATCTCTCTACTCCCGTAAATGGATCTGCTTTTACAAAAGCCTTTATTAATGCCCTTCCTGCCTACCGTCAAGGTTTATCCCCTAATCGTCGTGGGTTAGAAGTTGGTATGGCTCATGGTTATTTATTATACGGGCCTTTTGCCGTATTAGGACCTCTCCGTTTAACGGAATATGGCCCTACTGCTGGTTTATTAGCCACTATTGGTATAGTTTCCATCCTCACCATTTGCTTATCTATCTATGGTGCTGTGGGAGTAGGTAAACCTACTGAAACCCTTACAACTCCTAACGTACCCCTAGATTTAGCTACTAAAGAAGGTTGGAGTGAATTTGCAGGAGGTTTCTTATTAGGTGCTTGTGGTGGTGCATTTTTTGCCTTTTTCCTATGTCAAACTCCCCACTTAAAACCGTTAATTGAAGTAGCTAGTGGTGTTTGGTCATCATAG
- a CDS encoding photosystem I reaction center subunit VIII, with product MIGDFAASFLPTVFVPIVGWVFPAVVMGLLFLHFESEA from the coding sequence ATGATCGGAGATTTTGCTGCATCTTTTCTACCTACTGTCTTCGTTCCCATCGTTGGCTGGGTTTTCCCTGCGGTAGTTATGGGATTGTTATTTTTACACTTTGAAAGTGAAGCGTAA
- a CDS encoding fasciclin domain-containing protein, whose amino-acid sequence MPDIVDIAVNNDNFKTLVAAVTAANLVDVLKSEGKFTVFAPTDDAFAKLPPGTITTLLQNIPQLARILTYHVVSGKLMKADLENMDSVISIEGSPISIDCSDGFEVKNATVIMQDIEADNGVIHVIDNVILMG is encoded by the coding sequence ATGCCAGATATAGTCGATATTGCCGTTAATAACGATAACTTTAAAACCCTCGTTGCCGCCGTTACCGCCGCTAATTTAGTTGATGTCTTGAAAAGTGAAGGTAAATTTACCGTATTTGCACCCACTGACGATGCTTTTGCTAAACTTCCCCCCGGCACCATTACAACTTTACTCCAAAATATACCCCAATTAGCTCGAATTTTAACTTATCATGTGGTGTCAGGAAAATTGATGAAAGCCGATTTAGAAAATATGGATTCTGTAATCTCTATTGAAGGATCACCGATTTCGATCGACTGTAGCGATGGTTTTGAGGTGAAAAATGCCACTGTCATTATGCAAGATATTGAAGCCGATAACGGAGTCATTCACGTTATTGATAACGTTATTTTGATGGGATAA